One stretch of Deltaproteobacteria bacterium DNA includes these proteins:
- a CDS encoding 4-carboxymuconolactone decarboxylase — protein METYYNPADLAKFATMGEDAPELWKKFLEWYNSVFAEGALSEREKALIALAVAHALQCPYCIDAYTEASLSKGATTEQMTEAVHVAGAIRGGASLVHGVQMKNKSAKLGL, from the coding sequence ATGGAGACATACTACAACCCCGCCGACCTCGCAAAGTTCGCAACCATGGGCGAGGACGCCCCGGAGCTGTGGAAGAAGTTCCTCGAGTGGTACAACAGCGTCTTCGCCGAGGGGGCGCTCAGCGAGCGCGAAAAGGCCCTCATAGCACTGGCCGTGGCCCATGCCCTCCAGTGCCCCTACTGCATCGACGCCTATACCGAGGCCTCGCTCAGCAAGGGCGCCACCACCGAGCAGATGACCGAGGCCGTGCACGTGGCCGGCGCCATCCGCGGCGGCGCCTCGCTCGTCCACGGCGTGCAGATGAAGAACAAGTCGGCGAAGCTGGGTCTTTGA
- a CDS encoding Lrp/AsnC family transcriptional regulator has product MSVEAYVFVECEHGKSGVVAEEIRRIGGVKDAKTVTGPYDVIALVAASNFKVLGDVVVTKIQAITGVKRTLTNVIIE; this is encoded by the coding sequence ATGTCGGTAGAGGCCTATGTGTTTGTGGAGTGCGAGCACGGCAAGTCCGGTGTGGTGGCCGAAGAGATAAGGCGCATCGGCGGAGTGAAGGACGCCAAGACCGTCACGGGACCCTACGACGTCATCGCGCTCGTTGCGGCGTCTAACTTCAAGGTGCTCGGCGACGTGGTGGTGACGAAGATCCAGGCCATAACCGGGGTGAAACGCACGCTGACGAACGTCATAATCGAGTAG
- a CDS encoding radical SAM/Cys-rich domain protein, whose amino-acid sequence MNKTESQESPFDERLRRAGLYPLTSQAVDTVQINVGRRCNLSCAHCHVEAGPRRRELMSDETLELVFSAVERCAARTVDITGGAPELHPRYRSIVERFRSMGLAVMTRTNLTVLLEEGCGDLIDFLASLGVEVVASLPHYIEGTTDRQRGPGVFARSIEALRRLNAAGYGVEGSPLVLDLVYNPAGAFFPPSQSSLEADFRRELKRRHGVVFTRLFTITNMPIGRFGRTLEDKRLLQGYMERLEAAFNPEAAGSVMCRTMLSVGWDGSLYDCDFNQMLGLRCNHGAPEHLRDFDVERLRERRIVTGRHCYGCTAGAGSSCGGEVA is encoded by the coding sequence ATGAACAAGACCGAAAGTCAGGAAAGTCCCTTTGACGAGCGCCTGCGCCGGGCCGGTCTCTACCCCCTCACCTCGCAGGCCGTTGATACGGTGCAGATAAACGTCGGCCGCCGCTGCAACCTCTCGTGCGCCCACTGCCACGTGGAGGCCGGTCCCCGCAGGCGGGAGCTAATGAGCGACGAGACGCTGGAACTCGTCTTCAGCGCCGTGGAGAGGTGCGCGGCGCGGACCGTCGATATAACGGGCGGCGCCCCGGAGCTCCATCCCCGCTACCGCAGCATCGTCGAAAGGTTCCGCTCCATGGGACTGGCCGTCATGACCCGCACCAACCTCACCGTGCTCCTCGAAGAGGGCTGCGGGGACCTCATAGACTTTCTCGCCTCGCTCGGCGTGGAAGTCGTCGCCTCCCTCCCCCACTACATCGAGGGCACAACCGACAGGCAGCGCGGACCCGGCGTCTTCGCCCGCTCCATCGAGGCCCTGAGACGCCTCAACGCCGCCGGCTACGGCGTCGAGGGCTCGCCCCTCGTGCTCGACCTCGTCTACAACCCGGCCGGCGCCTTCTTCCCCCCTTCCCAGAGCTCGCTGGAGGCCGACTTCAGAAGGGAGCTCAAACGCCGCCACGGCGTGGTCTTCACCCGTCTCTTCACCATAACGAACATGCCCATCGGCCGCTTCGGAAGAACCCTCGAAGACAAAAGGCTTCTGCAAGGCTACATGGAACGCCTCGAAGCGGCCTTCAACCCCGAGGCCGCCGGAAGCGTAATGTGCAGGACCATGCTCTCCGTCGGATGGGACGGCTCGCTCTACGACTGCGACTTCAACCAGATGCTCGGCCTGCGGTGTAACCACGGCGCCCCGGAACACCTGCGCGACTTCGACGTGGAAAGGCTCAGGGAACGCCGCATAGTGACGGGCCGCCACTGCTACGGCTGCACGGCCGGAGCGGGCTCGAGCTGCGGCGGCGAGGTCGCCTGA